The DNA segment CCGCCGCCCACCACACCCCCGGCCGGGTGCCGCCCGAGGTGGCCCGGCACGCACCGGACTCCGGTGAATCCGCCGCGGAGCCGTCCACCCGGGTCGGTCTGCTGGAAATGGGGTTCGAGCGGCTGAGCGGACGCACCGAGCTGGTCCGCCGGTACAGCAGGATGCCGCTGCGGATCGGCCGGCCGCAGTACCCGGACCCGCTGCGGCCGCAGATGGCGTTCGTCCGGATGGCGCCCGTCGCGGGCGGCCTGGTCCAGGAGGACCGCCAGCGCGTCGACGTCTGCTGCGGTGCCGAGACCGAGGTGCATCTCTCGACGGGGGCGGCGACCGAGGTCCGTCCGATGGAGGAGGGCTACGCCACCCGGCTCGTCAACGTCTCGGCGGGCCCCGACGCGTATCTGGAGTACCTGCCGGAACCGCTGCTCCCCCTCCCCGGTTCCCGGCTCTACCAGCGCACCGTGATCACCGCGGACCCGGCCGCCACCGTCGTCATCGGCGAGACCGTGGCGGCGGGCCGGCCGGGACCCGGAGGGCGCCCCGGGTACGACGTCCTCGGCCTCGACCTGGAGGTGCGACGGCCGCACGGCAGGCTGCTCGCTCTCGACGCGGTGCGGCTGTGCCCCGGCCGGGACGAGGTGGCAGGCCCTGGCGTGCTCGCCGGACACACCCAGCTGGTCTCGCTGTACGTCGTGACCGGCCGGTCCCCCGCGGACGAGGTGGCCGAAGCCCTGCATGCCGCGCTCGACGGCCTGGGCCTGCCGTTCGGTGTGAGCGTGCTGCCGCACGACTGCGGCGCGTGGCTGCGGGTGCTCGGGGACGACGAGGAGAGTGTCGCGTCCGCCCGGTACGCGGGCTGGGACGCCGCCCGCCGGCTCCTCACCGGCTCGCGCGCCCCGGCCCCGCCACGTGCTGCCGGCCGTTCCTAGACCGGGTCCGCCCTAGGCGCTGAGCGGCGCGAACTCCCGGCCCAGTTCGCGGAAGACCTGGTTGTTGAGCCCGAACGCCTGCTTGCACTCGTCCACGATGCGCCGCTTCTCCAGGTCGTCCGCGGCCACCGCGTCCAGCAGCTCCGCGTAACCACGCTTGTACGCGGACGGGTTGGGGATCTCCTCGAACACGTAGAACCGCACACCGTCGCCCTTGCGGGCGAAGCCCCAGGTCTTCTCCGCCGTGCCGCGGATGATCTGACCGCCGGACAGGTCCCCGAGATAGCGGGTGTAGTGGTGCGCGACATAGCCGCCGGGCCAGCTCTGCGCGCACTGCGTCACCCGCTCCGCGTAGGCCGCCGTGGCGGGCAGCGGCGACAGCCCGGCGCGCCAGCCGGGGCCGCGCAGATGCGCCAGGTCCTGCTCCAGCGCGGCCGTGCGCATCAGCTCGGGCCGGATGAAGGGACCGGCCACGGAATCCCCGGCCAGTTTCTCGGCGCCCTCTTCCAGCGCCCGGTAGACGAACCACAGTTGCTCGGTGTAGCGGGCGTAGGCGTCCACCCCGAGCCGGCCGCCCAGCAGGTCGCTCATGAACGTCACGGACCTGACCGTGCTGTGCTGCTCGTGCGAGGCGGTGCGGATGAGCGTCGAGAAGGCGTCCATGGCGGACCTCCGGGGCCGAGGGGGACGGGAACCTGACTCGATCTTCTATGCTTAGGCTTACCTAAGTCAACGGTTTCCCGACGTTCTGTCGGTAACGCCTGTACCCGTTCCCGTCCCCGGCCAATCCGCCTCAGGGCAGCGTCAGGATCTCCGCCCCGGTCTCCGTCACCACGAGCGTGTGCTCGAACTGCGCGGTCCGCCTGCGGTCCTTGGTCACCACGGTCCAGCCGTCCTCCCACATGTCGTACTCGTACGAACCGAGGGTGAGCATCGGCTCGATCGTGAACGTCATGCCGGGCCGGATCAGCTCCGTCGCGTACGGGCTGTCGTAGTGCGGGACGATCAGGCCGGAGTGGAACGACGTGCTGATGCCGTGCCCGGTGAAGTCCTTCACGACGCCGTAGCCGAAGCGCTTGGCGTACGACTCGATGACCCGCCCGATGATGTTGATCTGGCGGCCCGGCCGCACGGCCTTGATGGCCCGGTCGAGCGACTCCCGGGTCCGCTCCACCAGGAGCCGGGACTCCTCGTCGACGTCCCCGCAGAGGTAGGTGGCGTTGTTGTCCCCGTGCACACCGTTGATGTAGGCGGTGACGTCGAGGTTCACGATGTCGCCGTCCCGGAGCACGGTGGAGTCCGGGATCCCGTGGCAGATGACCTCGTTGACGGAGGTGCAGAGGGACTTCTTGAACCCGCGGTAGCCGAGGGTCGACGGGTAGGCCCCGTGGTCGCACATGAAGTCATGGGCGACCCGGTCGAGTTCGTCCGTCGTCACACCGGGCACGATGTGCTTGGCGGCCTCCGCCATCGCCTGTGCGGCGATACGGCCCGCGACGCGCATACGCTCGACGGTGTCGGCGTCCTGGACGTCCGGACCGGTGTACGGCGTCGGCGCGGGCTTGCCCACGTACTCGGGACGCCGGATGTTTCCGGGTACGGAACGGGTGGGAGAGAGCTCCCCTGGTACGAGAAGTGACTGGCCAGACATGCCAGCGAGTGTATGAGAGAGGAGCCGACCATGGCTTTGTTCAAGAAGCGCGCGGCCGCGAAGCCGGGCGAGTGGTACTACTGCATCCAGCACAGAAAGGTCGAAGAGGGGCCCGAGTGCCCGGCCAAGGACCGCTTCGGCCCGTACGCCACCCGCGAGGAGGCGACCCACGCCATGGAAACGGCGGCCGAGCGCAACCTGGAGTGGGAGACCGACCCCAAGTGGCACGACAAGAGCGCCCCCACCGACGAGGAGGACTGACCGTCCCGGCGCCACCGCACCGGGCCGGACGGGCCTGGGACCGGCTCGACCGGGCTGCCCGGCCCGACCCGGCTGCCCGGGCGCTCTGATCAGACAGCCGTCGCAGCAGCCGCCGCCTCCTCCTTGCGGGAGCGGCGCAGCTGCGCGTCGGCGTCCGTGTCCGCGTCGTACGTCAGCAGCTTGGGCAGCACGGCGGCGAGCAGGCCCACCGAGGCGACACACGCCAGCCCCCCGCTCCAGATCGCGGTCCGCGTCCCGGTCCAGCCGGCCAGGGTGCCCGCCCTGACCTGGCCCAGCTGCGGCCCGACGCTGTACGAGAGCACCTCGATGCCCGCGAGCCGTCCCCGCAGCTCCTCCGGGATGGTCTGGTTCCAGATGGTGGAGCGGCCCAGGCCGCTGAGCATGTCGCCCGCGCCCGCGAACACCAGGCAGAGCAGCACCAGCCAGACGTTGGCGAACCAGCCGGCCGCCGTGATCGCCAGGCCCCAGCCCGCCGCCCCGAAGACCACGAAGAGCCCGTGCCGTCTGACCCGCGACGTCCAGCCGCTGGTCAGGCTGAGCAGCACGGACCCCACCGACCCCGCCGCATACATCAGGCCCAGGGCCCAGGTGGCGTGCAGATCGTCGGCGAGGAAGGGGAAGACCGTGTTCGGATAGGCGAAGAACATCGCGGCCAGGTCGATCGCGTACGTCCCCAGCAGCACCGGGCGGCTCCACGCGTACCGTGCGCCCTGCACGATCCCGCGCAGCGAGGGCCGCTCCGCTCCGTGGGAGGGCGGCGCGGGCGACAGCCGTGTGCACATGGCGACCGAGACGGTGAAACCCAGCACCGTGACGCCGTACGCGGTGGGGTACCCGGCGTACGCCACCACCACGCCCGCCAGCGCCGGGCCGGCGATGGCACCGGTCTGCCAGCGCAGCGCGTTCAGCGCGGCGGCCGCGGTGAGCTGGTCGTGCGGCACGATCCGCGCCAGCAGCGAGTCGAGCGCGGGCCGTTGCAGCCCGGCGAGGGCCGACACCCCGGCCGCCACGACGTACAGCGGCCAGAGCATCGGTGTGGAGATCAGCGCGTTCACCAGCAGCAGTACGGCCAGCAGCCCGAGCCCCGCCTCCGTGGCCAGGATGACCTTGCGCCGGTCGGCCGCGTCGGCGAGCGCGCCGCCGTACAGGCCGAAGACGACCAGCGGCACCAGCTCGACCGCCCCCATCGCGCCCACGGCGGCCGGGGATCCGGTGAGGTCCTTGATCTGGAGCGGGAGCGCGATCAGCGCCATCGAACTGCCGAAGAAGGCGATCAGGCCCTGGACCCAGAGCAGCCGGAACTCCCGGGACGAGCGCCAGGGGGTGAGGTCGGGGAGGATCGCGCCGAGCCGCGTGCGAGGAGCCACAAGAGGTCATGGTCGGTCGCTCCGTGTCCCGGCCGCAACTGGATTACCAGCGGCTCGGCGGGGGCGCGGTCAGCTGGTCGGCGAGGCGCGAAAGACGGTCGCGGAAGCGCGGTTTCCCGCGCTGCGCGGGGAGGCTGTTCTCCCCGGCGGCCGCGCTGACCAGGTGCTGCACGGTGTCGAGGTCCACCTCGTCGCCTTCTGTCACGGTCAGCGTCTCGTGCGCGAGACCGTGCACCTCCGGATCCCCGCCGTCCAGGCTCAGCACGGTGGCTCCCGCCCGCCGCGCCCCGTGCACGCGCTCAAGAAGCCCCTCGCCGGGCAGCCCCGGCGCGACGACGAGCAGCGTCTCGCCCCGCCCCGCAGCCTCGATCCGCCCGAGCCCCACGGACAGATGCGCGGGCTCACCGCCCCCGACCCGGTGGCGTACCAGCGTGGGCGCCAGCTCGGGCAGCCCCGACCAGGCGGCCTCGTCCACGAGATGGGCCGCCAGATGCCACGGCTCGTACCTCTCGGTCCCCACCAGGAGCAGCCCTCCGCCGTGCGGCACCACGGACGAGCGCAGCGCGGTGGCGAACCGGCGGGCGGCGCGCGGCCACTCGGTCCCGGCGAGTACTTCCCGGAGCAGTGCGACCCGTACGGCATCCATGGGCGGGCATCATGCCGCACCGCACAGTCCGGCACGGCCCGTTGGGCCGGTCCTCATCCGTACGGGTAACGGGTACCAGCAAGTAGGGTCGGGCCATGACTTCCACCGACAGTGCACAGCAGCCGGCCGCCCGGGACCCCTGGGACCTCCCCGACGTCTCGGACCTGGTCGTCGGCGTCCTCGGCGGGACCGGCGACCAGGGGCGCGGGCTCGCCTACCGGCTGGCCAGGGCGGGCCAGAAAGTGATCATCGGCTCGCGCGCCGCCGAGCGGGCACAGGCCGCGGCCGGAGAGCTCGGGCACGGCGTCGAGGGCCTGGACAACGCCGAGTGTGCCCGCCGCAGCGACGTGGTGATCGTGGCCGTGCCCTGGGACGGGCACGCCAAGACCCTGGAGTCGCTGCGCGAGGAGCTGACCGGCAAGCTCGTGGTCGACTGCGTCAACCCGCTCGGCTTCGACAAGAAGGGCGCGTACGCCCTGAAGCCCGAGGAGGGCAGCGCCGCCGAGCAGGCCGCCGCCCTGCTGCCGGGATCCCGGGTGACCGCCGCCTTCCACCATCTGTCGGCCGTACTGCTCCAGGACCCGGAGGTCGAGGAGATCGACACCGATGTGATGGTGCTGGGAGAGGAGCGCGCCGACGTCGAGACCGTGCAGGCGCTCGCCGGGCGGATCGCCGGGATGCGCGGGGTCTTCGCCGGCCGGCTGCGCAACGCCCATCAGGTCGAGTCGCTGGTCGCCAACCTGATCTCGGTCAACCGCCGCTACAAGGCGCACGCGGGGCTGCGCGTCACCGACGTGTGAGTGCGACCGGGGCATGGGGGACACTGGGGGGCGAAAAGACTTTGCCCCCGGACAGGAGCCGCCCCCATGCCCCGCCTCGCTCTGTACGCCCTCGTCGTCTGCGCCCTCGCCGTGGCAGCGGCCGTGGTCTCCTTCGTCCAGGGCAGCTTCATCGGGATCGTCTGGATCCTGCTGGCGGGCCTGTCCTCGAACATGGCCTGGTTCTACCTGCGCAAGAGCCGCGCCGCGAAGTCGGCGGGCGCCCCCGCCACCCGCTGACCGGAACCGCCACCCGCTGACCGGACGTACCGGGTCCGGCCGCCTCCGCTGCCCGGCCGCTACCCGGCCGGGCAGAAGAACCCGTCGGGCCTGCCGTACCAGAAGCGGTAGAAGTTCTGCCCGCAGTACCTGTCCTGACTGCTGACCCCGACGCCGCGCAGGATCGTGTCGATCAGGTCGAAGAACGCGTGGTTGACCGACGGGATCCACAGCAGCGCGAAGACCGCCAACATCCCCACCTGCCCGAACGGCTCGACCTGGCGGCGGATGCTGTACGGCAGCCAGGGCTCGACCACGCCGTACCCGTCGAGACCCGGCACCGGCAGGAAGTTCAGGATCGCCGCCGTGAACTGGAGCAGCGCGAGGAATCCCAGCGCGTAGCGGAACAGCGGTGGTACGCCGTCCAGCGCGTGCAGCCAGAACGGCGCCGTGCAGACGAACGCGAACAACACGTTCGTCACCGGTCCTGCCGCGGAGATCAGACTGTGCCGCCAGCGGCCCCTGATCCGGCCCCGCTCGATGAAGACCGCGCCGCCCGGCAGGCCGATACCGCCCAGCACCAGGAAGACCAGGGGCAGCACGATGGACAGCATCGCGTGCGTGTACCGCATCGGGTTCAGGGTGAGATAGCCCTTCGAGCCGACCGAGATGTCGCCGCTGTGCAGGGCGCTGCGGGCGTGCGCGTATTCGTGCAGGCAGAGCGACACCACCCAGGCCGACGTCACGAACAGGAAGACCGAGAAGCCGGGGATCTTCGCGAAGTCCGCCCACACCGCCCAGCCGGTGACCGCCATGACGGCGACGATCCCCAGGAAGACCGGACTGATCCGCCGTTCGCTGCGGCGGGTTGAGGCGGTGGTCATGGACTGAGCTCCTGATGGGTGGGGGGCCGGGTCTCAAGAGACCCGACCGTACAGGTGACACGCGGTAAACGTCTCGCGTCCGGGCGTGGGTACCGGGCAGGGTGGGGGAATGACGGTATGGCTCAGCGGCGAGGCGGACGGACCGGACGGGGCCGGCGGGCCGGGTCACGAGCGGTGTGCGGCCGGTGTGCCGCCGGTCGGGCCGGCGAGACCGGGCGGCTGAGGTGCGCGGGGTGACGGACAATGGGCCGGTGCGCTACCGGATCCTCTCCACGACGCAGGCGCTCCGCCCCGACGGCACGGCCGTCGCCCTCGGCGGGGCGCGGCTGCGTGCTCTCCTCACCGTACTGGCGCTGCGCGTCGGGCGGACCGTCCCGGCGGCCGTGCTGGTCGGCGAGGTGTGGGACGGCGAACCGCCCGCCGATGCCACGGGTGCGCTCCAGGCGCTGGTGGCCCGGCTGCGGCGGGCGCTCGGGCATGCGGCCGTCATCTCGGTGGACGGCGGGTACCGGCTGTGCGCCGATCCGGACGATGTCGATCTGTACCGGTTCGAGCGGCTCGCGGGGGAGGGTGCACGGGCCCTGGGCGAGGGTGACCCGGCCAAGGCGGCCGGTCTCCTGGAGGACGCGCTGGCGCTGTGGCGGGGGATGGTGCTCGCGGATCTCCCCGACCGCGAGGCCGTGGCGGCCCGCTGGGAGGCCCGGCGGCTGGACGCGCGCCGGACGGCGCTCGCCGCCGCGCTCGCGCTCGGCCGGGCCGAGGCGACGCTGCCGGAACTGGCCGCCCTCTGCGCCGACCATCCGATCGACGAACCGCTCCAGGCCCTGCGGATCCGGGCGTTGCGGGACGCGGGGCGGACGGCGGAGGCGCTCGTGGCGTACGAGGAGGTGCGGCGCGGTCTCGTCGAGCGGCTCGGCGCGGACCCGGGGCCCGAACTGCGCTCGCTGCACGCGCGGTTGCTGTCTCCCGGTGGGCCCGATGCGGCCCGGCAGGACCCGTCCGCCGCCGGCCGTTCCGCCCCCGCGCGGGAGACCCCGGCCCCCGGTTCCGGCGGGCGCGGCCCCGGCAACCTCCGGGCCCGGCTGACCAGCTTCGTCGGACGCGAGAGCGACATCGACGCCCTGCGCGGCGACCTCGGGTCGGCCCGTCTCGTCACGCTGCTCGGCCCCGGCGGGGCCGGGAAGACCCGGCTCTCGCAGGAGGCGGCCGAGGCCGCCGCCGGGTCCTGGCCCGACGGGGTGTGGCTGGCCGAACTCGCCCCCGTGGACGACCCGGAGACCGTGCCCGAAGCGGTACTCGGCGCGCTCGGTGCCCGCCAGACGGTGCTGCGCGGCGCGGGCGCCGAGGAGATACGCGCCGCCGACCGGCACGCGGACGACCCGCTCGCCCGGCTCGCCGAGCACTGCTCCCGGCGCCGGATGCTGCTCCTGCTCGACAACTGCGAGCACGTCATCGGGGCCGCCGCCACCCTCGCCGAGGAACTCCTCGCGCGCTGCCCCGAGTTGACGATCCTGGCCACCAGCCGGGAACCGCTCGGGGTGCCCGGCGAAGTCGTACG comes from the Streptomyces sp. NBC_01471 genome and includes:
- a CDS encoding urease accessory protein UreD, with product MALVTDEAPETSGTGRPRGESRLSAAHHTPGRVPPEVARHAPDSGESAAEPSTRVGLLEMGFERLSGRTELVRRYSRMPLRIGRPQYPDPLRPQMAFVRMAPVAGGLVQEDRQRVDVCCGAETEVHLSTGAATEVRPMEEGYATRLVNVSAGPDAYLEYLPEPLLPLPGSRLYQRTVITADPAATVVIGETVAAGRPGPGGRPGYDVLGLDLEVRRPHGRLLALDAVRLCPGRDEVAGPGVLAGHTQLVSLYVVTGRSPADEVAEALHAALDGLGLPFGVSVLPHDCGAWLRVLGDDEESVASARYAGWDAARRLLTGSRAPAPPRAAGRS
- a CDS encoding biliverdin-producing heme oxygenase: MDAFSTLIRTASHEQHSTVRSVTFMSDLLGGRLGVDAYARYTEQLWFVYRALEEGAEKLAGDSVAGPFIRPELMRTAALEQDLAHLRGPGWRAGLSPLPATAAYAERVTQCAQSWPGGYVAHHYTRYLGDLSGGQIIRGTAEKTWGFARKGDGVRFYVFEEIPNPSAYKRGYAELLDAVAADDLEKRRIVDECKQAFGLNNQVFRELGREFAPLSA
- the map gene encoding type I methionyl aminopeptidase; translated protein: MSGQSLLVPGELSPTRSVPGNIRRPEYVGKPAPTPYTGPDVQDADTVERMRVAGRIAAQAMAEAAKHIVPGVTTDELDRVAHDFMCDHGAYPSTLGYRGFKKSLCTSVNEVICHGIPDSTVLRDGDIVNLDVTAYINGVHGDNNATYLCGDVDEESRLLVERTRESLDRAIKAVRPGRQINIIGRVIESYAKRFGYGVVKDFTGHGISTSFHSGLIVPHYDSPYATELIRPGMTFTIEPMLTLGSYEYDMWEDGWTVVTKDRRRTAQFEHTLVVTETGAEILTLP
- a CDS encoding MFS transporter; the protein is MAPRTRLGAILPDLTPWRSSREFRLLWVQGLIAFFGSSMALIALPLQIKDLTGSPAAVGAMGAVELVPLVVFGLYGGALADAADRRKVILATEAGLGLLAVLLLVNALISTPMLWPLYVVAAGVSALAGLQRPALDSLLARIVPHDQLTAAAALNALRWQTGAIAGPALAGVVVAYAGYPTAYGVTVLGFTVSVAMCTRLSPAPPSHGAERPSLRGIVQGARYAWSRPVLLGTYAIDLAAMFFAYPNTVFPFLADDLHATWALGLMYAAGSVGSVLLSLTSGWTSRVRRHGLFVVFGAAGWGLAITAAGWFANVWLVLLCLVFAGAGDMLSGLGRSTIWNQTIPEELRGRLAGIEVLSYSVGPQLGQVRAGTLAGWTGTRTAIWSGGLACVASVGLLAAVLPKLLTYDADTDADAQLRRSRKEEAAAAATAV
- the npdG gene encoding NADPH-dependent F420 reductase — translated: MTSTDSAQQPAARDPWDLPDVSDLVVGVLGGTGDQGRGLAYRLARAGQKVIIGSRAAERAQAAAGELGHGVEGLDNAECARRSDVVIVAVPWDGHAKTLESLREELTGKLVVDCVNPLGFDKKGAYALKPEEGSAAEQAAALLPGSRVTAAFHHLSAVLLQDPEVEEIDTDVMVLGEERADVETVQALAGRIAGMRGVFAGRLRNAHQVESLVANLISVNRRYKAHAGLRVTDV
- a CDS encoding site-2 protease family protein; amino-acid sequence: MTTASTRRSERRISPVFLGIVAVMAVTGWAVWADFAKIPGFSVFLFVTSAWVVSLCLHEYAHARSALHSGDISVGSKGYLTLNPMRYTHAMLSIVLPLVFLVLGGIGLPGGAVFIERGRIRGRWRHSLISAAGPVTNVLFAFVCTAPFWLHALDGVPPLFRYALGFLALLQFTAAILNFLPVPGLDGYGVVEPWLPYSIRRQVEPFGQVGMLAVFALLWIPSVNHAFFDLIDTILRGVGVSSQDRYCGQNFYRFWYGRPDGFFCPAG